Below is a genomic region from Ictalurus punctatus breed USDA103 chromosome 12, Coco_2.0, whole genome shotgun sequence.
tttcggagtgGACTGTAGGTACTGGCCCCTAGTTTTAATGAAAGCTCCAACATATGTGTAGGAACACCAGAGGATTGGTTTATCCACCTTAAATGATCGGTAATATTGCCATGTAATTCATGTTCGAAAAAAAATAAGCCAAGATGAATAAATAGTTCAATAAGGCCGTACCCaaggtgtgtgtgaaagtgtccTTCAGCGTGCTGATTCTGTGCCGCTGAAGACCGATTATATAAACGGTTATATAATTCTGAAAAACGGAATCTCGTCCAGTCATTTGTAGATTTTACGGCAGAAGTAACATCTGTCGAGTGTGAACAAATCAAAATGGCACGTGTCatgtggaaaatgaaaaaatgtctgAATATCCACTCACTACTGTATTGTGGCCTTGAAGCATGCTGtatttgggggaaaaatatTTCCTGGGTTGACGGCAAGACTTGTTTCTCAAATACGTACCTTGATATATTGGCTATTAAATATATAAGCAAAATTCTTATATAAGCAATTACTGGTAataagaatatttatttatatatttgaatattttcaaaCATGAACCCAGGAAATAgggttttcttcctttttttttcttttgaattttCAATAACATTACTAGATATAACGTTAACATGTGTTTTACTAATAGAAATACTAAACCCACTCAGTGTAGTGCAGTTTTATCTGTTCGATTGCTGTTCATtgctacaggaaaaaaaagagattctCCCGCTTAAATATGAAGGGTCAAACAAATGTTACGTGATTTATAGGACCAGGTATGTCCTCTTGGACACTTGTTTCCCAAAgcgaaaaaaaaagcactactGTGActcctttctcttctttctgcaGTTCATGCTGTGGAAAGTAAGTCAATCTTTTACTTACATAGATTTATAGTCCCCTAAACACATTCATATTTTGTACTTAAAAGCCTTTGATTTCTCGCTGTTTTATTATGCTTTGCTTCCATTCCCAGAATTGTGACTTTGATGACTAATCAGAATCAAGGAATTGTCTTGCACAACCAAACGACTTAACATTGCCCAaactttttttcctcctcagttCATGATTTGCAGAGTTATGGACTGGATAATGTAAGCCTtgcttcttgtttttatttatttttcaaggtCAGATACAGTATATTATCAATAATTTATACCAGTGgtgtcatttaatttaatttcttaaaTGTCCATAGATCAACATGACTCACTTGATTAAACATCTCTCATTTGGAAAAGATTATCCTGGAATTGTCAACCCACTAGATGGAACTAATGTTGCAGCAGCACAAGGTATGTTGCTTTTGGTAATAAATTTACAATATCAGGTTTTTACCCTTCATAGGCTCGTCAATACAACTACATGAACTTGGGCAAAATACACCGTCAACTCTAGAGTTCGAATCATTAAAATCTCAGATGGTGTGATACAAACTCAAAATAAGTGCATTCGAATTAAGATTTTTGCATTGAGATCCAACGTTTGCTGAAACGGCCAAATCACCGAGTCACATCCAACGTGATTATAGAATTTGTCTGCAACATTTGTCTAAAAGCAACTTTAAGTATCTGAGAACGCTCTGATTCGGAGAACCTCCCTGAACACAGCACTAggacctttttttattatttatttatttttataaatacaagCACCTATAGAGGtatttttgttacttttttgttatttttgcagAGGAAGTATAGTAGAAATGAAATGCAGGCAGCAAGAAGTAGGAGCCTAATTTTTCAATGGAAATGGTAATAAATTGATCCTCAAAATCAATTCCCTTCATTCATATCCAACCTAATGTCTGTCTGCAACCCTGAAATATTTTAAGCTGTTATTAgatgttttaaatgaatacaagcCTGCGACTGTCACGATAACTATTTTCATTGGATatatattgtcccagaaataattgtgCTGAACGgtatcatttcattttaagaccattttatgccaTTAATATACTGATagcataataatgcaagtacaccctttcaaaGTGGGATGCATTTTGAATTCTTAAGAACATTCAGACACTGGAATTAGAACGTCAAATAACAGTTTGTCTCTGACGAGAAAATCCTTTACATTTAGTCACTATATCTTTGTGTCATATTTATTCGTTTTATTCAATTCTACTCTGACTAAAATGGCACTGAATATTAATCAATGACATTTTAGTTGAGaaaatgtcatatatatatatatatatatatatatatatatatatatatatatatatatatatatatatatatataataaaaaaaagtattcatacattttacatattaaCTTAAACACGTAAGAAAGACGTGAAAGCCTGATCTCCTGAAATAATCTTACAATGAGTACACTATTGTAACACAATATTGTGtattctttatgctttagttattCATTGTCTGTGTTTTAGTGTGTTGGTATGGATTCACAACATGACTTACCATACTGCCCAGCGCCTTACTGAAGTTCACGTGTGCATTCAcgtcattttgtgcagaagcaAGTTGTCATATTCCGGTTATGTTGTGTagatgtctgattaatctcatgtGTGTATAGGATGCgtttgggtgagttaattaacccgctagtaaagTGCTTCAGTTTACCAGTGTTCATTCACTGTTCGGCTTCAGCTCACACGTCTTAACCAGCTCAATCCCCGACATTATCGACCATgactggattatttgaaacactagaACGATTACACTAGTGCTTACTATACATCTTAAAAATGCACATTCGAATTCAAAAACTGTGCATTTTAATTCATCTTCGATTCAAAGTGTCTAAAATGTTGGTGACgttcattcttatgtaaacaaacacaaacggGCAATATCGAGGTCAGCAGAAATGATCGAGGTCATGTCCATATATTGTGTGATAAGTGGATGACGTCATTATCGTGACGGGCCTACCTGACTTTCCACTATTTGTGAAAAGGACTACCATTTTTATCTTAGCGTGTAGTACAACTGATGTATTGATGCTTGTAGTAGAAAATGAAGATGGGTCCACTCCTTCATTACCTCGACCCTCTTCTTCCCAAAAGCAGTGCATCAGTGTCTACAAACTGGTAGTGACTATCCTACCTTGTCTCTATTGAAGCATAATAGACTTCTGCAGTTACATCACAAAACGACAAATTTCTGTATCTCCCATCTGCATGTCTTACAACTTTCTTTACCAGttgttttaaattataattttattaacaCAAACTCAGTTTTATGGCATTGTGAATATATGAAAGGAATTTAGAGTCAAGTAAAGTGAACAGCAGAATCAGCAGCGAATGCCCATGCCAATGGCCATGAAGGTCCCGAATGTACCCCCACTTTGCATCATGGTCTTTCCCACTCCACCCATCAGCTCTCGACCTCTCATCCCAATTCTGTATAGAAACAGGAGTATATTAAATTAGTACAGTGTAGAACGTGTacatgctttataaataaaaaattacacgCACACCATATTGAACCAAAGGATGACAATATTATCTGTCTAGTAGCAGCAAGTCAAGAACTATGGACTTTAAACCCCCCCCTTCCTCCCTAATATAGTCGTGGCTAATTCACACACCCTCCAGTTACGTCTCCACTATCATACGACAGACCTCGGAGGGCGAAGGCTATCACATGCTTCTGCCGAGACATGTAAAGCCAGCCAACCAcctcttttcaaactgctgctcctACAACGTCAGGGGGCGGTGTAACACGCTCGGCAGAAAGTACTATACACCCACTTGGTAcatatgagctcacagatgcccatgactGGCTAGTGGTGCTGTAATTGATGGGGGACAGAGTATGCCAAGCCTTCCTCCGagtcagttttgctctcttggactcccaggcatggatggctgtggcatcgtcaGAATTCAAAATCGCAATCTCCCTGGACTTATAATCTTGAGGATGATTACTATGGTAATCATAGTAACTATGGTATTGCTACACTCTGGTGTCAATCATTGGGCCTGCGGGCCTGATGACGGTTCAAATCTggccctccaaaaaaaaatttaaatacatgTAGACAGTGTGcagtctaaataaaaatgtgtgtactgtatTTGTAACACTGGAAAAGTTCAAGGACATGAACACATGCGAGGcattgatttaattatttatttatttatttatttttttacataaaatggCCTCTTGCCTAAAATGAGCGCTACACCCCTGCACTAGACAGACCATGTTGTATCCTTGGGAAGTTGTGAACCACTCTCTTTAAATTCTTAAACAAAGTGGAAATCTCACCGTAGACAGGAGAACGTTCCAAACATGGCACCGGCAGCCATTCCGACTGCAAAGCCCATCATGAAGCCCATCTTCACTCGGTCAAAACAGCTTGGCTGTGCCTGTCCATACGGTCCTACAGCTACAGGCATCTGTACTCTGGACAGGTCTAAATGAAAACACATACACGTCGTGAAAACACAAACTCATGCTGTTTGTTAGTGACCTAAAAGGTTTATTTTACAGATTGATTTGGGCAGTgtattacattttctttatcTTCATAATAAACCTGGACTAGTGGCTGGGATGCTATTCTGTCATAGTTCTATATACATGATCAAGTTAGAAACAGCTGTACCTTTAATATTAtatagggatgcaccgaaatgaaaaacttggccgaatacAAAACAcgttttttctcctttttactattttgtcttgcttttcaaagaaaaaaatcaattacaaaaactacaagtTCAAAATATTGaacactgaacttttttttttcattccagcaggcacaggctaccaacaagg
It encodes:
- the romo1 gene encoding reactive oxygen species modulator 1, coding for MPVAVGPYGQAQPSCFDRVKMGFMMGFAVGMAAGAMFGTFSCLRIGMRGRELMGGVGKTMMQSGGTFGTFMAIGMGIRC